One Dermatophagoides farinae isolate YC_2012a chromosome 6, ASM2471394v1, whole genome shotgun sequence genomic window carries:
- the LOC124494037 gene encoding cuticle protein 10.9, with protein MFKEIITLTLCCLFIAVYAAPATTTAEKEEPPHPYNFAYEEKDANFTITRQEEMDEHGTVKGSYSYIDRDGVFRTVNYIADENGFRAAVQSNEPGLTNSAPAAATIQIN; from the exons atgttcaag GAAATCATTACATTAACATTATGCTGTTTGTTTATTGCCGTTTATGCTGCACCAGCTACAACGACAGCTGAAAAAGAAGAACCACCACATCCATATAATTTTGcttatgaagaaaaagatgcAAATTTCACCATTACCCGGCAAGAAGAAATGGATGAACATGGTACGGTAAAAGgttcatattcatatattgatCGTGATGGTGTATTCCGTACCGTTAATTATATTGCCGATGAAAATGGTTTCCGTGCTGCTGTACAATCAAATGAACCTGGTCTTACTAATTCAGCACCGGCTGCTGCTaccattcaaatcaattaa
- the mRpL28 gene encoding mitochondrial ribosomal protein L28, translating into MVRYGRIPSWSFPHITARLPDHFYRHRQELTKPSERVHDRPVPTDFLDYKYDSDLSKPIRVPDVPIPVTYPKEADAGLWGGEGIVKGYVKPRKYFQAGWPRPKYWFPNLKKVVVHSEILDTHFQIICTRRTLSLIDDYYGFDNYILRSKVQDLKSQLGLALRRQMLLKLARKEFKDKDHEQQMLEKYGDCIIPLEEAEWFGLTVPQAITRHKMIMAKENQPIPLKYELARKLLHDLEHPPPETDGQKVQTIESGWFNKIKSTLGLSKSSSSSSSS; encoded by the exons ATGGTTCGGTACGGCCGAATACCTTCGTGGTCATTTCCACATATTACTGCCCGATTACctgatcatttttatcgtCATCGACAAGAATTGACTAAACCTTCCGAACGTGTTCATGATCGTCCAGTGCCTACAGATTTTCTTGATTATAAATACGATTCGGATCTTTCGAAACC AATACGAGTTCCTGATGTTCCTATACCGGTGACCTATCCAAAAGAAGCTGATGCTGGCCTATGGGGAGGTGAAGGTATCGTCAAAGGTTATGTAAAACctagaaaatattttcaagcTGGTTGGCC ACGACCAAAATATTGGTTTCcgaatttaaaaaaagtcGTAGTGCATAGCGAAATTCTAGACactcattttcaaattatttgtaCGCGAAGAACTTTatcattgatcgatgattattatggattCGATAACTATATACTTCGATCGAAGGTACAGGATCTAAAATCACAGTTAGGTCTAGCACTTCGTCGTCAAATGTTACTAAAATTAGCTCGAAAAGAATTTAAAGATAAAGatcatgaacaacaaatgttGGAGAAATATGGTGATTGTATCATACCG CTTGAAGAAGCTGAATGGTTTGGTCTCACCGTACCACAGGCGATAACAAGacataaaatgataatggccaAAGAAAATCAACCTATTCCATTAAAATATGAATTGGCTAGAAAACTATTACATGATCTTGAAC ATCCACCACCGGAAACCGATGGTCAAAAAGTACAAACAATAGAATCAGG ATGgttcaataaaatcaaatccaCATTGGGACTgagtaaatcatcatcatcatcatcatcatcatga
- the Rpp30 gene encoding ribonuclease P protein subunit Rpp30 isoform X1, protein MDLNLIIYNDGFDLDKSIMKLIESCLKFDYKRIALAVQITGCGKDVKIPIPPTIKLRGNQKNIKIYTRLTVQIEDSNSLFHLSKNENLKHYDILAIEPMNEKILNYLNGGNFEFDILTFSSINSSIVNMIKKANFSLPISKGIGIEINYSNCLSSSSQRRQTIAFGQMLVDKTRSKNIILSSGTSIATNIRSPHDVIYIGLLFGLQENQSKRSLYKNTETVIKHSGIFNFCSIFIIIKIIDNNNNNLKNKIELRRNIITSIIVIDDLINNNNDGGGDNNNDNIYDELCAMDENLKTSKTSSSGIKRSQPSIETNSSTIIKTIPEAKKQKT, encoded by the exons atggatTTAAATCTAATCATCTATAATGATGGATTTGATTTGGATAAATCCATCATGAAATTGATCGAATCCTGTCTtaagt TCGATTACAAACGAATAGCATTAGCTGTTCAAATTACTGGTTGTGGTAAAGATGTGAAAATTCCAATTCCACCAACTATTAAACTTCGAggtaatcaaaaaaatataaaaatttacaCACGATTAACTGTCCAAATCGAAGATTCTAACagtttatttcatttg tcaaaaaatgaaaacctaAAACATTACGACATATTGGCTATCGaaccaatgaatgaaaagattctcaattatttgaatggtggaaattttgaattcgatATTCTCACATTTAGTTCGATTAATTCGTCAATTGTGAATATGATAAAAAAGGCCAATTTTTCACTG cCCATTTCAAAAGGAATTGgtattgaaatcaattattcaaattgcCTGTCAAGTTCATCACAACGTCGACAAACTATAGCATTTGGACAGATGTTAGTCGATAAGACCAGGTCAAAG AATATAATCCTATCAAGTGGAACCAGTATTGCTACGAACATTAGATCTCCACATGATGTCATCTACAT TGGTCTATTGTTCGGCCTACAAGAAAATCAAAGTAAACGttcattatataaaaatacgGAAACTGTTATCAAACATTCAggtatttttaatttttgttctattttcatcataataaaaataattgataataataataataatttaaaaaataaaatagaattACGACGAAATATCATCACAagtattattgttattgatgatttaattaataataataatgatggtggtggtgataataataatgataatatttacGATGAATTATGTgcaatggatgaaaatttgaaaacatcaaaaacgTCGTCCAGTGGGATAAAACGTTCGCAGCCATCAAtcgaaacaaattcatcaacaataatcaaaaccATACCGGAAGCGAAGAAACAGAAAACTTAa
- the Rpp30 gene encoding ribonuclease P protein subunit Rpp30 isoform X2 — MDLNLIIYNDGFDLDKSIMKLIESCLKFDYKRIALAVQITGCGKDVKIPIPPTIKLRGNQKNIKIYTRLTVQIEDSNSLFHLSKNENLKHYDILAIEPMNEKILNYLNGGNFEFDILTFSSINSSIVNMIKKANFSLPISKGIGIEINYSNCLSSSSQRRQTIAFGQMLVDKTRSKNIILSSGTSIATNIRSPHDVIYIGLLFGLQENQSKRSLYKNTETVIKHSELRRNIITSIIVIDDLINNNNDGGGDNNNDNIYDELCAMDENLKTSKTSSSGIKRSQPSIETNSSTIIKTIPEAKKQKT, encoded by the exons atggatTTAAATCTAATCATCTATAATGATGGATTTGATTTGGATAAATCCATCATGAAATTGATCGAATCCTGTCTtaagt TCGATTACAAACGAATAGCATTAGCTGTTCAAATTACTGGTTGTGGTAAAGATGTGAAAATTCCAATTCCACCAACTATTAAACTTCGAggtaatcaaaaaaatataaaaatttacaCACGATTAACTGTCCAAATCGAAGATTCTAACagtttatttcatttg tcaaaaaatgaaaacctaAAACATTACGACATATTGGCTATCGaaccaatgaatgaaaagattctcaattatttgaatggtggaaattttgaattcgatATTCTCACATTTAGTTCGATTAATTCGTCAATTGTGAATATGATAAAAAAGGCCAATTTTTCACTG cCCATTTCAAAAGGAATTGgtattgaaatcaattattcaaattgcCTGTCAAGTTCATCACAACGTCGACAAACTATAGCATTTGGACAGATGTTAGTCGATAAGACCAGGTCAAAG AATATAATCCTATCAAGTGGAACCAGTATTGCTACGAACATTAGATCTCCACATGATGTCATCTACAT TGGTCTATTGTTCGGCCTACAAGAAAATCAAAGTAAACGttcattatataaaaatacgGAAACTGTTATCAAACATTCAg aattACGACGAAATATCATCACAagtattattgttattgatgatttaattaataataataatgatggtggtggtgataataataatgataatatttacGATGAATTATGTgcaatggatgaaaatttgaaaacatcaaaaacgTCGTCCAGTGGGATAAAACGTTCGCAGCCATCAAtcgaaacaaattcatcaacaataatcaaaaccATACCGGAAGCGAAGAAACAGAAAACTTAa
- the LOC124494324 gene encoding cuticle protein 16.8, translated as MFKHLFITIFCIYLVSAAPTPEDEKPDPYSFAYDETDEYGTRLARQETADERGVVQGTYTYSDANGLTRTVQYIADDDGFRANIVSNEPGLTNSAPAAANYQIQ; from the exons atgtTCAAA CATCTTTTTATCACTATTTTCTGCATTTATTTGGTTTCGGCTGCACCAACACCAGAAGATGAAAAACCTGATCCATATTCATTTGCATATGATGAAACCGATGAATATGGTACAAGACTTGCAAGACAAGAAACTGCTGATGAACGTGGTGTTGTTCAAGGTACATACACATATTCTGATGCTAACGGTTTAACTCGTACTGTTCAATAcattgctgatgatgatggtttccGTGCTAATATTGTGTCAAACGAACCAGGTCTTACAAACAGTGCACCAGCTGCTGctaattatcaaattcaataa
- the Arl6IP1 gene encoding ADP-ribosylation factor-like 6 interacting protein 1, translated as MSEFDKTVESIRQKLIPIRDIVVRMHSILIWNKSYHAPCIIMLVTFIFMCLWLVQVPIISKICFIGIIATLIDYFLPFLNEIFALPKWNDSAEQLFNDECHFIAETWINVKEFYQLFCSWKYTKTKLYYSTLLTTLMAIAWIGTQIHNLLLLYMATMFIVLYPGLSHYNMIEDFFLAIQRRLRSLFSKHRPMNPPKKTN; from the exons ATGTCTGAATTTGATAAGACAGTTGAATCTATTCGCCAGAAATTGATTCCAATACGTGATATTGTCGTACGTATGCATTCAATTCTTATCTGGAACAAATCTTATCATGCACCGTGCATTATCATGTTGGTcacttttattttcat GTGTCTATGGCTAGTACAAGTACctattatttcaaaaatctGTTTCATTGGCATAATAGCCAcattaatcgattattttctACCATTCcttaatgaaatttttgcaTTACCTAAATGGAATGATTCAGCTGAACAATTATTCAACGATGAATGCCATTTTATTGCAGAAACATGGATAAATGTAAAGGAATTTTATCAACTATTCTGTTCATGGAAATATACAAAGACTAAACTTTATTATTCGACATTGTTAACAACATTGATGGCTATTGCCTGGATTGGTACACAGATTCATAATTTATTGTTGCTATACATGGCCACAATGTTTATCGTATTGTATCCAGGACTTTCACATTATAATAtgattgaagatttttttcttgccatTCAACGACGATTACGATCACTATTTTCCAAACATAGGCCAATGAATCCAccgaaaaaaaccaattga
- the tho2 gene encoding THO complex subunit 2-like protein encodes MVTTMSTMPALLKKDNKTEIIKHCSSLNDVDVLRQTIYHLGLQVVHGEVIADLAVSTFYEIIKSNEQITSILSDVITILDIESQVLGQIDSNKRENFIEFLKLANNNIVSDWLLKERLDYSTLADAKVINNEKAASTKFIKLKTKLYYKQQKFNLFREESEGYSKLFTELCQDGQFDPDYMLNTIKSLIGCFNLDPNRVLDIILECFEARLYLRDSFLKLIKNFSNNPVTLNQILAFKFSFYNDSDNGIEDPSALYDVVALLLHNNLIHIESLYPYLSPSDSKICEIYQNDINEAKNFPKKISAILSVEGAKHEDINIFEEVRSQHINGNQKLGFILALLKLGDWPNAQRLMQMLPEYFAISYPDIGDALSQLIHYLIGPLYKRMSPLPSILSTRIHLPDGNYSFEPIENMNEFRTKIMPMILTFGPYLYRDPMLMTKLLRIIRSALQANFNDFRYEVINLLNVTILPSFSLIESNSALGEELWSLMRLFPYNERFLLYNIWKVEPTNPLLIKMKCFTMRRIKYIMKRISKDKDSIKQSGRSIGKLSHSNPTFLFEYMLGQIQSYDNLIGPVVDSLKYLSSVSYDVLLFCVIEALSNPSREHSKHEGTSISPWLLSLANFCGSAIKKYQIELPGLLQFVANQLKLGKCLDLLILKEIVQKMTGIETSEEMTNEQIEALSGGELLRTEGGSFNQIRNIKKSTLRLKEALLENNLAMPLCILMAQQRNCIVFQSENTHLKLIGKLYDQCQETLVQYGNFLSNSLTIDDYKRRLPSLKELLLEYHLSPDVTFFLMRPMISHDITSVFEELVAQRTGEKSKQVLFECFNQASEMVLNPMVESIKPALSSQVSIDLNARFFISFWTLTMYDLQVPEKSYLRERNKINQQIQILEDSKDMVISKKRKEKDRLISIITKLTNEAQQQNEHVTKVMHRLENEKKHWFESNVNKIDVTTNFLQHCLIPRCKFTALDALYCARFVHFLHCLKTPNFSTLICLDRIFGDISNTMSSCTENEANHYGRFLCAILVIVMRWHKDIKVFEVECAKYPGFVTKFCEKDPVHIDYESYRHVCHKWHYRLTKAFILCLDSGDYIQIRNSLIVLTKLLPHFPVMISFAQAIERRLEKIRTEEKEKRPDLFVLATGYSGQLKSRKGTFIPESEFHEKESKKMQSSNSSSFHQQQQAQQQKDSDGSQNQSQAKSEMTTIEIKKESYRGDDVQKLSSSNSSKSSKSSSSKTSSSRIVEPETTMESSSKKYKSESMTRIKKSEEKTSSLSISSHSANSKDQSTVASIKIESRASSASSSPKRGDYRINKDDIDSSINNDYRKRKLESTRGSTERDLTINDKRFKESEMAHPASSLSQPTRSASHEKKSSLRKRQTKDSTPSSIIQEAPDMMKQVRKTKDDSSGSSRKNASESSSSKRQSRRYKTDVDK; translated from the exons ATGGTTACAACTATGTCGACAATGCCGGCATTGTTaaaaaaagacaacaaaACTGAAAT aatcaaacattgttcatcattaaatgacGTCGATGTACTTCGTCAGACTATCTATCATCTTGGTCTTCAGGTGGTTCATGGAGAAGTTATTGCCGATTTAGCTGTTTCAACTTTTTATGAAATAATT AAATCCAATGAACAAATCACAAGCATTCTAAGCGATGTCATCACCATATTGGATATTGAAAGTCAAGTACTTGGCcagattgattcaaataagCGGGAAAACTTTATCGAATTTCTTAAACTCGCTAATAAT AATATAGTTTCAGATTGGTTGCTCAAAGAACGACTTGATTATTCAACACTAGCCGATGCTAAAgtaatcaacaatgaaaaagcGGCATCaaccaaattcatcaaattaaaGACCAAGCTATA ttataaacaacaaaaattcaatctatTTCGCGAAGAAAGTGAAGGCTATAGTAAATTATTCACTGAACTATGTCAGGATGGCCAATTTGATCCTGATTACATGTTAAATACGATCAAATCATTAATTGGTTGTTTTAATTTGGATCCTAATCGTGTGCTTGACATTATACTTGAATGTTTCGAAGCCCGTCTATATCTTCGGGATTCATTCctgaaattaatcaaaaatttctcCAACAATCCTGTAACGTTGAATCAGATTTTGGCATTTAAATTTAGTTTCTACAATGAT AGTGATAACGGAATCGAAGATCCATCTGCATTATATGATGTAGTAGCTTTACTTTTGCATAATAATCTGATTCATATAGAAAGTCTCTATCCATATCTGTCTCCATCAGATTCGAAAATTTGTGAGATATATCAAAATGATATAAACGAAGCGAAAAATTTTCCGAAAAAAATCTCAGCTATTTTATCCGTGGAAGGAGCCAAACATGAAGATATTAATATATTTGAAGAAGTTCGATCACAACATATTAATGGTAATCAAAAACTTGGCTTCATTTTAGCGCTATTAAAACTGGGTGATTGGCCTAATGCTCAACGATTGATGCAAATGTTACCTGAATATTTTGCCATATCATATCCTGATATTGGTGATGCATTGAGTCAATTGATACACTATCTTATTGGTCCATTGTATAAACGAATGTCACCATTACCATCCATACTATCGACACGGATTCATTTGCCCGATGGAAACTATTCGTTCGAACcaattgaaaatatgaatgaatttcgaaCGAAAATTATGCCAATGATTTTAACCTTTGGCCCATATCTTTACCGTGATCCAATGCTTATGACAAAATTGCTCAGGATCATACGTTCTGCTTTACAGgccaatttcaatgattttcgtTATGAAGTTATAAACCTCTTGAACGTTACCATTTTGCCATCATTTTCGCTTATTGAAAGTAATTCTGCTCTTGGTGAAGAACTATGGTCATTGATGCGCCTGTTTCCATACAATGAACGATTCCTTCTGTATAACATTTGGAAAGTTGAACCAACAAATCCATTgctgataaaaatgaaatgctTCACAATGCGTCGTATCAAATACATTATGAAACGAATAAGTAAAGATAAAGACAGTATTAAACAATCTGGAAGGTCGATCGGCAAGCTTAGTCATTCGAAtccaacatttttatttgaatat ATGCTTGGACAGATTCAATCttatgataatttaattgGGCCTGTTGTTGATTCGCTCAAATATCTATCATCCGTATCGTACGATGTTCTATTATTTTGTGTCATAGAAGCATTATCGAATCCATCTCGTGAACATTCAAAACATGAAGGAACGAGTATTTCACCTTGGCTTCTTAGTTTGGCCAATTTTTGTGGATCTGCTATTAAAAAATATCAGATTGAATTGCCTGGTTTATTGCAGTTTGTGGCCAATCAACTAAAACTTGGAAAATGTCTGGATCTGTTAATCCTAAAAGAGATCGTACAAAAAATGACCGGCATTGAAACATCAGAAGAAATGAccaatgaacaaattgaagCATTGAGTGGCGGTGAACTACTTCGAACTGAAGGTggatcattcaatcaaattcgaaACATTAAGAAATCTACTCTCCGGCTGAAAGAAGCATTACTTGAAAACAATTTGGCCATGCCATTATGTATTCTTATGGCACAGCAACGAAATTGCATCGTGTTTCAGAGTGAAAACACTCATCTTAAATTAATTGGCAAGCTATATGATCAATGTCAAGAGACACTTGTTCAATATGGAAATTTCCTTTCGAATTCTTTGACAATCGATGATTACAAACGAAGGTTACCATCATTGAAAGAATTACTATTGGAATATCATCTTAGTCCTGAtgtcactttttttctaatgCGACCCATGATTAGCCATGATATTACCTCGGTATTTGAAGAACTTGTTGCCCAACGAACGGGTGAAAAATCCAAACAAGTCCTATTCGAATGTTTCAATCAGGCCAGTGAAATGGTACTGAATCCGATGGTAGAATCGATAAAACCAGCGTTGAGTAGCCAGGTTTCAATCGATCTCAA TGCTAGATTTTTTATCAGTTTCTGGACACTCACAATGTATGATCTTCAAGTTCCTGAAAAAAGTTATCTTCGTgaacgaaacaaaataaatcaacaaattcaaattcttgaAGATAGTAAGGATATGGTTATAAGTAAAAAACGTAAAGAAAAAGATCGGCTGATAAGTATTATAACCAAATTGACGAATGAAGCCCAGCAACAGAATGAACATGTGACTAAAGTAATGCATCGtctggaaaatgaaaaaaaacattggttCGAATCTAATGTTAACAAGATAGATGTCACTACGAATTTTCTTCAACACTGTTTGATACCTCGATGTAAATTTACAGCTTTGGACGCTTTGTATTGTGCAaggtttgttcattttctacATTGTCTCAAGACACCCAACTTTTCCACGCTAATCTGTTTGGATCGAATTTTCGGAGACATTTCGAATACGATGAGCTCATGTACAGAAAATGAAGCAAATCATTATGGAAGATTTTTATGCGCCATTCTCGTCATTGTCATGCGATGGCATAAAGATATTAAAGTATTTGAAGTAGAATGCGCAAAATATCCGGGATTTGTGACGAAATTTTGTGAGAAAGATCCCGTTCATATCGACTATGAATCGTATCGTCATGTATGCCATAAATGGCATTATCGGTTGACCAAAGCATTTATTCTTTGTCTTGATTCGGGCGATTATATTCAGATACGTAATTCATTAATTGTTCTGACTAAATTGTTACCACATTTTCCAGTAATGATCAGTTTTGCACAAGCTATTGAACGtcgtttggaaaaaattcgcactgaagaaaaagaaaaacgaccCGATTTGTTTGTCTTGGCCACTGGATATTCGGGTCAATTAAAATCCAGAAAAGGAACTTTTATACCTGAAAGTGAATTCCATGAAAAAGAGAGcaaaaaaatgcaatcatCGAATTCTTCATCCTtccatcagcaacaacaggctcaacaacaaaaagattcTGATGGCTctcaaaatcaatcacaagCAAAATCAGAAATGACAaccattgaaattaaaaaagaatCCTACCGCGGAGATGATGTCCAAAAGCTCTCTAGCAGCAACAGTAGTAAATCTAGTAAAAGTAGTTCAtccaaaacatcatcaagtCGGATTGTTGAACCGGAAACAACgatggaatcatcatcaaagaaatATAAATCTGAATCGATGACCCGAATAAAGAAATCTGAGGAAAAAAcatcttcattatcaatttcaagTCATTCTGCCAATTCTAAGGATCAATCTACAGTTGCTTCgatcaaaatcgaatcacGAGCATCATCTGCCTCCAGTTCACCTAAGCGTGGTGATTATCGTATTAACAAAGATGATATCGATAGCAGCATTAACAATGATTATCGTAAACGAAAATTAGAGTCCACTCGAGGATCAACTGAGCGTGATTTgacaataaatgataaacGATTTAAAGAATCGGAAATGGCACATcctgcatcatcattatcgcaGCCAACTAGATCAGCATCACATGAAAAGAAATCATCGTTACGAAAAAGACAG ACCAAAGATTCCAcaccatcatcgatcattCAAGAAGCTCCAGATATGATGAAACAAGTTCGTAAAACAAAAGATGATTCTTCAGGTTCAAGTCGAAag AATGCAAGTGAAAGTTCAAGTAGTAAACGACAATCACGACGTTATAAAACCGATGTAGACaaataa